The following proteins are encoded in a genomic region of bacterium:
- a CDS encoding outer membrane lipoprotein-sorting protein: MALLFAAPARAELSGKEIIAKSRDAQQTGATVNKIEMTLENKRGETLSQKLVTRTKTEGGLTRSVTTFLAPDETKGTKFLMVENAGRDDDMKIFIPDLKRIRTISTAQRNQSYMGTDFAFGDLEALDPDTGTHTFAGEETIDGAETYKVETTPDPNSGTGYAKMVNWIRKDNFIPVKTEYYDRDGNLKKVKTVHDVTRQGDGWLMKKMVMNDVQREHRTIIQVIDSERKAVDDEYFTERFLNQTDRY; this comes from the coding sequence GTGGCGTTACTTTTCGCGGCGCCCGCCCGCGCCGAACTATCGGGCAAGGAAATCATCGCCAAATCGCGCGACGCGCAACAGACCGGCGCCACCGTCAACAAGATCGAGATGACGCTCGAGAACAAACGCGGCGAGACGCTTTCACAAAAACTCGTGACGCGCACGAAAACCGAAGGCGGTCTGACGCGCTCGGTCACGACGTTCCTCGCGCCGGACGAAACCAAGGGCACGAAATTCCTGATGGTCGAAAACGCGGGCCGTGACGACGACATGAAGATTTTTATCCCCGACCTCAAGCGCATCCGCACGATCAGCACCGCGCAGCGCAACCAGAGCTACATGGGGACCGACTTCGCGTTTGGCGACCTGGAGGCGCTCGATCCCGACACGGGCACGCACACGTTCGCCGGCGAAGAAACGATCGATGGCGCGGAAACGTACAAGGTCGAAACGACGCCCGATCCCAATTCGGGCACCGGTTACGCGAAGATGGTGAACTGGATCCGCAAGGACAACTTCATCCCCGTGAAGACGGAATACTACGACCGCGACGGCAACCTGAAAAAAGTGAAGACCGTCCACGACGTCACGCGCCAGGGCGACGGCTGGCTCATGAAAAAGATGGTCATGAACGACGTGCAGCGCGAACACCGCACGATCATCCAGGTCATCGACAGCGAACGAAAAGCGGTGGACGACGAATATTTCACCGAGCGATTCTTGAATCAAACGGATCGCTACTGA
- a CDS encoding TVP38/TMEM64 family protein: protein MIDTMNPNAPPSARKASAWRPIALMAAVIAVLVLSYVFDIGAQLGRLRGFIDALGWLGPVVFVLIYAVATVAAIPGSALTIAAGGLFGSVVGVASVIVGATLGACLAFLVARYFARDAIAAWLGKNEKFRKLDRLTETHGAIIVALTRLVPVFPFNLLNYGFGLTRVTFLTYALWSFVCMIPGTVLYVVGADAVTRGLEQGKIPWALVAVFGAAIGVLVLIVRAAKKKLQEKEKAAGVSIEADGDDA, encoded by the coding sequence ATGATCGACACCATGAACCCCAACGCACCGCCGTCCGCGCGCAAGGCGTCCGCTTGGCGCCCGATCGCGCTCATGGCCGCGGTGATAGCCGTGCTCGTCCTTTCGTACGTCTTTGATATCGGCGCGCAGCTCGGCAGGCTGCGCGGCTTCATCGACGCGCTCGGCTGGCTTGGCCCAGTCGTGTTCGTACTGATCTACGCCGTCGCAACCGTCGCGGCGATCCCCGGCTCGGCGCTGACCATCGCGGCGGGCGGGCTGTTCGGCTCCGTCGTCGGCGTCGCGAGTGTCATTGTCGGCGCAACGCTCGGCGCGTGCCTGGCGTTTCTTGTCGCGCGCTACTTCGCGCGGGACGCCATCGCCGCCTGGCTCGGCAAGAACGAGAAATTCAGGAAGCTTGATCGCCTCACCGAAACGCACGGCGCGATCATCGTCGCGCTGACAAGGCTCGTGCCTGTCTTCCCGTTCAACCTGCTCAACTACGGATTCGGCCTGACGCGCGTTACGTTTTTGACTTACGCGCTCTGGTCGTTTGTATGCATGATTCCGGGCACGGTGCTGTACGTCGTCGGCGCGGACGCGGTCACGAGGGGCCTTGAACAGGGCAAAATTCCCTGGGCGCTCGTCGCGGTATTCGGTGCGGCCATCGGCGTGCTCGTCCTCATCGTCCGCGCGGCGAAAAAGAAGTTGCAGGAGAAGGAAAAAGCGGCCGGCGTGTCGATCGAGGCCGATGGAGACGACGCATGA
- a CDS encoding FAD-binding protein → MDPVWTNWPRNVVNRPRAFHRPRTQSEIRDIVRRAAASQAHVRVVGGGHSWSEATRCDGELITLDRHQRLLFVDRDAGRFTVEGGLRLAQLNAMLAAHGVALANLGSIDVQSVAGLISTATHGSGIGFGTLSDLVRGLTIVTGDGEIVRIDESDGELLHAAACSLGLFGVVSEVTMECVPAFNVHCVEEMLTVDEVLANLDAYVRDNEHFKFWCLPHTDYALVFRQNRTDEKPRGHRVNRLIHRELVRNYIVDLGLAACAPKPRRVRAFHRLLAAVSPKTIEYVDRSDRVFNFRVRTRHWESEYAVPIEHAREAILARQACVDEHDRDIGFILEVRFVRGDAPWLSPAHGRDSCYLGAFQHHGMPWDDFFHDFEARMGAFDGRPHWGKCHTRTAADFARLYPRWNDFLAVRERFDPRGTFLNDHLRRVIGRAV, encoded by the coding sequence GTGGATCCCGTCTGGACGAACTGGCCGCGCAACGTCGTCAATCGCCCGCGCGCGTTTCACCGCCCGCGCACGCAATCCGAAATCCGCGACATCGTGCGGCGCGCCGCGGCCTCTCAAGCCCACGTGCGCGTCGTTGGCGGCGGGCACTCCTGGTCGGAGGCGACGCGCTGCGACGGCGAACTTATCACCCTGGACCGCCACCAGCGGCTGCTTTTCGTCGATCGTGACGCGGGGCGATTCACCGTTGAGGGCGGCCTGCGTCTTGCGCAACTCAACGCGATGCTCGCCGCGCACGGCGTGGCGCTCGCGAACCTCGGTTCCATCGACGTGCAGAGCGTTGCCGGGCTTATCTCCACGGCGACGCACGGTTCCGGCATCGGCTTCGGCACGCTCTCCGACCTCGTGCGCGGCCTGACGATCGTCACCGGCGACGGTGAGATCGTGCGCATCGATGAGAGCGACGGAGAATTGCTGCACGCGGCCGCCTGCTCGCTTGGCCTTTTCGGCGTGGTGTCCGAAGTGACAATGGAGTGCGTGCCCGCGTTCAATGTCCATTGCGTCGAGGAAATGCTGACCGTTGACGAGGTGCTCGCGAATCTCGACGCCTACGTGCGCGATAACGAACATTTCAAATTCTGGTGCCTGCCACACACGGACTACGCCCTGGTCTTCCGGCAAAACCGCACGGACGAAAAACCGCGTGGCCATCGGGTCAACCGCCTGATTCACCGCGAATTGGTGCGCAACTACATCGTCGACCTTGGCTTGGCCGCCTGCGCGCCGAAGCCGCGCCGCGTGCGCGCCTTTCACAGGCTGCTGGCCGCCGTTTCGCCGAAAACAATCGAATACGTCGATCGCAGCGACCGCGTATTCAACTTCCGGGTACGCACCCGCCATTGGGAATCCGAATACGCCGTGCCGATCGAACACGCGCGCGAGGCGATCCTCGCAAGGCAGGCGTGCGTCGATGAGCACGACCGCGACATCGGCTTCATCCTCGAGGTGCGTTTCGTGCGCGGTGACGCGCCGTGGCTCTCGCCGGCGCACGGCCGCGACAGTTGTTACCTCGGCGCATTCCAGCACCACGGCATGCCGTGGGACGATTTCTTCCACGATTTCGAGGCGCGTATGGGCGCATTCGACGGCCGGCCGCATTGGGGAAAGTGCCACACGAGGACCGCCGCCGATTTCGCGCGCCTGTACCCCCGCTGGAACGACTTTCTCGCCGTGCGCGAACGGTTTGATCCGCGGGGCACGTTCCTGAACGATCACCTGCGCCGGGTGATCGGCCGCGCCGTCTGA
- a CDS encoding outer membrane protein transport protein, producing MRRTVLLALLMLFARPAFAQMEQIYEDFGVGPRDMAMGNTGTASANNYVASFYNPAALVRARGLALDMGYKGVHPDLHMKIGRHGSKAFTDYPSTNLYLVGLSWNMELKGLLATDFMSRFTVALAAGFSDYFKSFTVYYDPDTPYFYRYHDRYLNLIPIYFGASFRLFEWLSIGGGLVPAPADTKVDVSVETNIGAPEYEFAATQSTVTRAKGKLEPLAGILVRVPLDGEPDRLSFGLVWRDQVSTADGLGEARNYTTVFFNGDVIKLPNSTTPILTLTGWSPMQIAGGIAWRPLSNATLTGDLLWKQWSKWKNFFLEHPDPRFRDTWNARFGGEYVFEFDRDVLKSIAARAGAYRENSPVPDQNGESNYLDPDKWVFSAGGGVDLKDPWEIFPQPVKFAIAGQWHKMDRIHLSNDRDPDFPALDAWGDVYSVSATVGISSR from the coding sequence ATGCGCCGAACCGTCCTCCTCGCCCTGCTGATGCTGTTTGCGCGGCCCGCGTTCGCGCAGATGGAGCAGATCTACGAGGACTTCGGCGTCGGTCCGCGCGACATGGCGATGGGTAACACGGGCACCGCCTCGGCGAACAACTATGTGGCGTCATTCTACAATCCGGCCGCTCTCGTGCGCGCGCGCGGTCTGGCGCTCGACATGGGCTACAAGGGCGTGCATCCCGATCTCCACATGAAGATCGGGCGTCACGGCAGCAAGGCGTTCACGGATTATCCGTCCACGAACCTGTACCTCGTCGGACTTTCCTGGAACATGGAATTGAAGGGCCTTCTCGCCACGGACTTCATGTCGCGATTCACCGTCGCGCTTGCGGCCGGGTTTTCGGATTACTTCAAGAGTTTTACGGTCTACTACGATCCGGATACGCCGTATTTCTACCGCTACCACGACCGCTATCTGAACCTCATCCCGATCTATTTTGGCGCGTCGTTTCGCTTGTTCGAGTGGCTCTCCATCGGCGGGGGACTCGTGCCCGCGCCCGCGGATACGAAGGTGGATGTGTCGGTCGAGACGAACATCGGCGCGCCGGAATACGAATTCGCCGCGACGCAAAGCACCGTCACGCGCGCGAAGGGCAAGCTCGAACCGCTCGCCGGAATTCTCGTGCGCGTGCCGCTTGACGGCGAGCCGGATCGCCTCTCGTTCGGGCTCGTGTGGCGGGATCAGGTCTCCACCGCCGATGGCCTTGGCGAGGCGCGAAACTACACGACGGTGTTTTTCAACGGCGACGTCATCAAGCTTCCGAACTCGACGACGCCGATCCTGACGCTCACGGGTTGGTCGCCGATGCAGATTGCCGGCGGCATCGCGTGGAGGCCGCTGTCGAATGCGACGTTGACGGGCGACCTGCTGTGGAAGCAATGGTCCAAGTGGAAAAACTTCTTTCTGGAGCATCCCGACCCGCGTTTCCGGGATACGTGGAACGCGCGCTTCGGCGGCGAATACGTTTTTGAATTCGATCGCGATGTCTTGAAGTCGATCGCCGCGCGCGCCGGCGCGTATCGCGAAAACTCGCCCGTGCCGGACCAGAACGGCGAAAGCAATTATCTCGATCCTGACAAATGGGTGTTTTCCGCGGGCGGCGGCGTGGACCTGAAGGACCCGTGGGAAATCTTCCCGCAACCGGTGAAGTTCGCGATTGCCGGCCAGTGGCACAAGATGGATCGCATCCACCTTTCGAACGACCGAGATCCGGACTTCCCGGCGCTCGACGCGTGGGGCGACGTGTACAGCGTGTCGGCGACTGTCGGGATTTCGTCGCGATGA
- a CDS encoding cell division protein ZapA, which produces MADFLEVTVFGRKIPLKAGRDDAEYVRRVVDFVNEHLDDVQRRQPGLSDVTVAILAALDIADQCLSTRERQRSAFAQIEEHCDEVLSYIDSKL; this is translated from the coding sequence GTGGCGGATTTTCTCGAAGTCACGGTTTTTGGAAGAAAAATCCCGCTGAAGGCGGGCCGCGATGACGCGGAATACGTGCGTCGCGTCGTCGACTTCGTGAACGAGCACCTGGATGACGTTCAGCGGCGGCAGCCGGGGTTGTCCGACGTGACCGTCGCGATCCTGGCGGCGCTGGACATCGCCGACCAGTGCCTCTCCACGCGGGAGCGGCAGCGATCCGCGTTCGCGCAGATCGAGGAGCACTGCGACGAGGTGCTGAGCTACATCGACTCGAAGCTCTGA
- the rny gene encoding ribonuclease Y, with protein sequence MNGGFIVALIAIVVALGGGGAAGYYLARTAGARRVRELELLAEQTSKESESRQKTLTKDFELRLKDEQLRLKSAFENEAQASRDRLKHQEQRVRQKSEIADRKAETVDKKEVEVGQRERTLIVRERALVQQEKKYQALVDEWMSKVERASGFTAGEAKKQLIDTMLSEAKHEAAKTIREIEEETRENSEKSAKKIIALATQRLAVEYNNEASVSVVHLPSEDMKGRIIGREGRNIRALEAATGVDFIVDDTPEAVILSAHNPVRRAVARLSLQTLIQDGRIHPGRIEEVVRKCESDIEKEIWQAGEQATFDVGVHGIHPELIKLLGRLKFRTSYSQNQLSHAIEVSFIASIMAAELGVNQKLAKRAGLLHDIGKAVDHDVEGSHALIGMDLVKKYNEHPDVCHAVGAHHEDIKMESTLDIITQVADALSGARPGARREMFESYIKRLTDLERIASSFTGVEKTFAIQAGREIRVIVESDKITDDDSVVLSKDIAKKIEEEMVYPGQIRVVVIRESRAVDYAR encoded by the coding sequence ATGAACGGTGGCTTCATTGTCGCCCTGATCGCCATTGTCGTGGCGCTCGGCGGCGGCGGGGCGGCGGGATATTATCTCGCGCGAACCGCCGGCGCGCGGCGCGTTCGCGAACTCGAGCTTCTGGCCGAACAAACCAGCAAGGAATCCGAGTCGCGTCAAAAAACGTTGACCAAGGATTTTGAACTGCGTCTCAAGGACGAGCAGCTTCGTCTGAAATCGGCCTTCGAGAACGAGGCGCAAGCATCCCGCGATCGCCTCAAGCATCAGGAACAGCGTGTCCGCCAAAAAAGCGAGATCGCCGACCGCAAGGCGGAGACGGTGGACAAGAAAGAGGTCGAGGTCGGGCAGCGCGAACGCACGCTGATCGTCCGCGAGCGCGCGCTGGTGCAGCAGGAAAAGAAATACCAGGCGCTCGTGGACGAGTGGATGTCGAAGGTCGAGCGCGCCAGCGGTTTCACCGCCGGTGAGGCGAAAAAGCAGCTCATCGACACCATGCTCTCGGAGGCCAAGCACGAGGCGGCCAAGACGATCCGCGAGATCGAGGAAGAAACGCGCGAAAATTCGGAGAAGAGCGCCAAAAAGATCATCGCGCTCGCGACGCAGCGCCTGGCGGTCGAATACAACAACGAGGCGTCGGTTTCGGTGGTGCATCTCCCGAGCGAGGACATGAAGGGCCGCATCATCGGCCGCGAGGGGCGCAACATCCGCGCGCTCGAGGCGGCGACCGGCGTCGATTTCATCGTGGACGACACGCCCGAGGCGGTCATTCTGTCGGCGCACAATCCGGTGCGCCGCGCGGTGGCGCGATTGTCGCTGCAAACGCTCATCCAGGACGGGCGCATCCATCCGGGCCGCATCGAGGAAGTCGTCCGCAAGTGCGAGTCGGATATTGAAAAAGAGATCTGGCAGGCGGGCGAGCAGGCGACATTCGACGTCGGCGTGCACGGCATCCATCCGGAACTCATCAAGCTGCTCGGGCGCCTGAAGTTCCGCACGAGCTATTCGCAAAACCAGCTCAGCCACGCCATCGAGGTGTCGTTCATCGCGAGTATCATGGCCGCGGAGCTTGGGGTGAACCAGAAGCTCGCCAAGCGCGCGGGCCTTCTGCACGACATCGGCAAGGCGGTGGATCACGACGTGGAGGGCTCGCACGCGCTCATCGGCATGGACCTCGTCAAGAAGTACAACGAGCATCCGGACGTATGCCACGCCGTCGGCGCGCACCACGAGGACATCAAGATGGAATCGACGCTCGATATCATCACGCAGGTGGCCGATGCGCTCTCCGGCGCGCGTCCCGGCGCCCGGCGCGAGATGTTTGAGTCGTACATCAAGCGGCTCACGGACCTGGAGCGCATCGCCAGCAGCTTCACCGGCGTCGAGAAGACGTTCGCCATCCAGGCGGGCCGCGAGATCCGCGTCATCGTCGAATCCGACAAGATCACAGATGACGACAGCGTGGTGCTGTCCAAGGACATCGCGAAGAAGATCGAGGAGGAGATGGTCTATCCCGGCCAGATCCGCGTCGTTGTCATTCGCGAGAGCCGCGCGGTGGATTACGCGAGGTAG
- a CDS encoding alpha/beta hydrolase, which produces MREFADAHSSMLSVDTDSFEHATVPTSTLRFHVVRKGDGPPVLMLHGFPEHWFAWRYQIDALAGAGFRAIAPDLRGYNLTERPPNKIDYSMDHLCADVDALIDAHGGGPVHLVAHDWGGGVAWIYAARKPERLRSLSIMNAPHPRVFLRHVLTNPRQMLRSWYMLFFQIPRVPEWFFLRDPGKETEKMFRGWARRKEMFPDEVIAKFRDAMTQPGALTAGINWYRAVLPDRKSFREVRGFPKIRVPTLVIWAGNDRALGPELVDDIDKQIDAPCRLHRIPGCSHWVQQEEPEEVNRVLIEFLREQEAARS; this is translated from the coding sequence GTGCGCGAATTTGCCGACGCTCATTCCTCGATGCTTTCCGTCGATACCGACTCCTTTGAGCACGCGACCGTGCCGACAAGCACGCTGCGTTTCCATGTGGTGCGCAAGGGCGACGGGCCGCCCGTCCTGATGCTGCACGGCTTTCCGGAGCACTGGTTTGCCTGGCGCTATCAGATCGACGCGCTCGCCGGCGCGGGCTTTCGCGCGATTGCGCCGGACCTGCGCGGCTACAACCTCACCGAGCGTCCGCCGAACAAGATCGACTACTCGATGGACCATCTATGCGCGGACGTGGATGCGCTCATCGACGCGCACGGCGGCGGGCCGGTGCACCTGGTCGCGCACGACTGGGGCGGAGGCGTCGCGTGGATTTACGCGGCGCGCAAGCCGGAGCGTTTGCGATCGCTCTCGATCATGAACGCGCCGCACCCGCGCGTCTTTCTGCGGCACGTTCTGACCAATCCGCGCCAGATGCTGCGCTCGTGGTACATGCTGTTTTTTCAGATCCCGCGCGTGCCGGAGTGGTTTTTCCTGCGCGATCCCGGGAAAGAGACGGAAAAGATGTTTCGCGGCTGGGCGCGGCGCAAGGAGATGTTCCCGGACGAGGTGATCGCCAAGTTTCGCGACGCGATGACGCAGCCCGGCGCGTTGACCGCGGGGATCAATTGGTACCGAGCGGTGCTTCCGGATCGAAAGAGCTTTCGCGAGGTGCGCGGCTTCCCGAAGATTCGCGTGCCGACGCTTGTCATCTGGGCGGGCAACGACCGCGCGCTCGGCCCGGAGCTCGTTGACGACATCGACAAGCAGATCGACGCGCCTTGCCGTCTGCATCGGATCCCCGGATGTTCGCATTGGGTGCAGCAGGAGGAGCCGGAGGAAGTGAATCGCGTGTTGATCGAATTTCTGCGCGAACAGGAGGCGGCCCGCTCATGA
- a CDS encoding mercuric reductase, whose product MSGSPAFPIEPRDEQNERLIANVRPLDWINPTPAPKYNLVVIGAGAAGLVTAIGAAGLGAKVALIEKHLLGGDCLNVGCVPSKTIIRSSRAARDIRDAASFGVSAGDPRIDFARVMERVRRVRADISKVDAAARYRDLGVDVFIGTARFSAPDAIDVDGRTLRFSRAVIAAGARPATPPIPGLAEAGFLTNETVFNITRLPRRLAVLGGGPIGCELAQAFRRLGSEVTIVEAMDQFLLREDPDAARLLLSRFQAEGIDVRLGTKLSRVASDGDGKALTLDRGGVESILNVDEILVGVGRKPNVDTMNLEAARVAYDPRTGVKVDDALRTSNKRIFAAGDICMEQKFTHAADAAARIVIQNALFFGSKKLSALQIPRCTYTDPEIAAIGLTESMAAERGIAIDTYRHDLAENDRAMAEGETDGFVKVRVKKGTDEIVGATIVARHAGEMIGEITTAMVHGIGLGGLASVIHPYPTQAEAIKRAADAYNRTRFTPSVAKWFRRFLAWRR is encoded by the coding sequence ATGTCCGGGTCGCCCGCGTTTCCGATCGAGCCGCGCGACGAGCAGAACGAACGTCTCATCGCGAACGTCCGCCCGCTCGACTGGATCAATCCGACACCGGCGCCGAAATACAACCTTGTCGTCATCGGCGCCGGCGCGGCCGGACTCGTCACCGCGATCGGGGCGGCGGGGCTCGGCGCAAAGGTCGCGCTCATCGAAAAGCACCTCCTGGGAGGAGACTGCCTGAACGTCGGGTGCGTTCCGAGCAAGACGATCATCCGAAGTTCGCGCGCCGCCAGGGACATTCGCGACGCCGCGAGTTTTGGCGTATCCGCCGGCGATCCGCGAATCGATTTCGCGCGCGTCATGGAGCGCGTGCGCCGTGTTCGCGCGGATATCAGCAAGGTTGACGCCGCCGCGCGCTACCGCGACCTCGGCGTGGACGTTTTCATCGGGACCGCGCGTTTCAGCGCGCCCGACGCGATCGACGTCGATGGCCGTACACTGCGCTTTTCGCGCGCCGTCATCGCGGCGGGCGCGCGCCCCGCAACGCCGCCGATCCCGGGCCTGGCCGAGGCCGGCTTCCTGACCAACGAGACCGTCTTCAACATTACGCGCCTGCCGCGCCGGCTCGCGGTGCTCGGCGGCGGGCCGATCGGATGCGAACTGGCCCAGGCTTTCCGGCGCCTGGGGTCCGAGGTGACGATCGTCGAGGCGATGGATCAATTTCTGTTGCGCGAGGACCCGGACGCGGCGCGCCTTCTGCTTTCGCGTTTTCAGGCGGAAGGCATCGACGTGCGCCTCGGCACGAAACTGTCGCGCGTTGCCTCCGACGGCGACGGAAAAGCGCTCACGCTCGATCGCGGCGGCGTCGAATCGATTCTGAACGTCGATGAGATTCTTGTCGGCGTCGGCCGCAAGCCGAATGTCGATACGATGAATCTCGAGGCCGCGCGCGTCGCGTACGATCCGCGAACGGGCGTGAAGGTCGACGACGCGCTGCGCACATCGAACAAACGCATCTTCGCCGCAGGCGATATCTGCATGGAGCAGAAATTCACGCACGCCGCCGATGCCGCCGCACGCATCGTCATCCAGAACGCGCTGTTTTTCGGGAGCAAAAAACTCTCCGCGCTGCAAATCCCCCGATGCACCTACACCGATCCGGAAATCGCCGCGATCGGCCTGACCGAGTCGATGGCTGCCGAGCGCGGCATCGCGATCGACACCTATCGCCACGACCTCGCCGAGAACGACCGCGCGATGGCCGAGGGCGAGACGGACGGCTTCGTGAAAGTGCGCGTGAAAAAGGGTACGGACGAGATCGTCGGCGCCACCATCGTCGCGCGCCACGCGGGCGAGATGATCGGCGAAATCACGACCGCGATGGTGCACGGCATCGGCCTTGGCGGCCTCGCGAGCGTTATCCACCCCTACCCCACGCAGGCCGAGGCCATCAAGCGCGCGGCGGATGCCTACAATCGCACGCGTTTCACGCCGTCCGTGGCGAAATGGTTCAGGCGCTTTCTCGCGTGGCGGCGGTAG
- a CDS encoding TRAP transporter TatT component family protein, whose amino-acid sequence MAELEIGAGYGRDKAERVAMAERGVKAAKKAIELNANGKEGHYFYAINLGSKVEVKGALTQLPSVRVIKKENERALEIDPNYGPAILVKARFLSDMPGLFGGDDAQAEALFLRAIETAPRFEAAYISYAEFLVKKKRPGDALAVIDKVLAPEFDHPYPSTWADYERLQALTLRETARSASQ is encoded by the coding sequence ATGGCAGAGCTGGAAATCGGCGCGGGTTACGGCCGCGATAAAGCCGAGCGCGTCGCGATGGCCGAACGTGGCGTCAAGGCGGCGAAAAAGGCCATCGAGCTGAACGCAAACGGAAAGGAAGGGCACTACTTCTACGCGATCAATCTCGGCAGCAAGGTCGAGGTGAAAGGCGCGCTGACGCAACTGCCGAGCGTGCGTGTCATCAAGAAAGAAAACGAACGCGCGCTCGAAATCGACCCGAACTACGGGCCCGCAATCCTTGTGAAGGCGCGCTTTTTATCCGACATGCCCGGACTGTTCGGCGGCGACGACGCGCAGGCGGAAGCGCTTTTTTTGCGCGCCATCGAAACGGCGCCGCGGTTCGAGGCCGCGTACATCAGTTATGCGGAATTTCTGGTGAAGAAAAAACGCCCTGGCGACGCGCTTGCCGTCATCGACAAAGTGCTCGCGCCGGAATTCGATCATCCGTACCCGTCCACGTGGGCGGATTACGAGCGCTTGCAGGCACTGACCTTGCGGGAAACGGCGCGCTCGGCGAGTCAGTAG
- a CDS encoding amidase, with protein MNEYLLKSGTALARLIRDGAASSEDIVETHIRRAQSVNPTINAIIQLRFDKAREEARAADARIREKGTDGLPPFFGVPCSIKENFAFVGFPQTSGLVARKNMIATKNATCVSRLLATGAIPIGTTNVPELCMWMETENRIYGRTNNPYDPTRIVGGSSGGEGALIGSGSSPFGLGADIGGSIRLPAFFNGVFGHKATGTMIPATGQYPMAHGHALRSLSTGPIARRAEDLWTLVKAFAGPDGEDLSCVPWEVGDPHAVDVAKLRVLNVPDNGHTPVSDDLRIAQRDVATHLRSLGAAVEKTRFKDLGKSFNIWGSTLTLAGGPSFAELLGNGKAMNAFAELPSWILRKSPHTLPTLMLAATESIEKAFPARMKRFFELGQRLKDEIADALGDDGVMLFPSYSSPAPLHYLPLVAPFNFVYTGIINTLELPATQVPLGLNKKGVPTGVQVIARHGNDHLCVAVAMELERRFGGWTPPRQLGEWN; from the coding sequence ATGAACGAATATCTGCTGAAATCCGGAACCGCGCTCGCGCGCCTGATCCGCGACGGGGCCGCCTCCTCGGAGGATATCGTCGAGACGCACATCCGGCGAGCGCAAAGCGTGAATCCGACGATCAATGCCATCATCCAGTTGCGATTCGACAAGGCCCGCGAGGAAGCCCGCGCCGCGGACGCGCGCATCCGCGAAAAAGGCACGGACGGCCTGCCGCCCTTTTTCGGCGTGCCCTGCTCCATCAAGGAAAATTTCGCGTTTGTCGGGTTTCCGCAGACATCCGGCCTCGTCGCCAGAAAAAACATGATCGCGACCAAAAACGCGACGTGCGTGTCGCGCCTGCTCGCCACGGGAGCGATCCCCATCGGCACGACGAACGTGCCGGAACTCTGCATGTGGATGGAGACGGAAAACCGCATCTACGGCCGTACAAACAATCCGTACGACCCCACGCGCATCGTCGGCGGCAGCTCCGGCGGCGAGGGCGCCCTGATCGGTTCGGGCTCCTCCCCCTTCGGACTCGGCGCGGACATTGGCGGATCGATCCGCCTGCCCGCGTTTTTCAACGGAGTCTTCGGCCACAAGGCGACCGGCACGATGATCCCCGCGACGGGGCAATACCCCATGGCGCACGGCCACGCGCTGCGCAGCCTCTCGACCGGCCCGATCGCCCGGCGCGCGGAGGATCTCTGGACGCTCGTCAAGGCGTTCGCCGGACCCGACGGCGAAGACCTTTCCTGCGTGCCGTGGGAAGTCGGCGATCCGCACGCCGTCGATGTGGCGAAGCTGCGCGTGCTGAACGTGCCCGACAACGGCCACACGCCCGTTTCGGACGATTTGCGCATCGCTCAGCGCGACGTGGCGACGCACTTGCGCTCGCTTGGCGCGGCGGTGGAAAAAACGCGCTTCAAGGACCTCGGCAAATCGTTCAACATCTGGGGCTCGACGCTCACCCTGGCGGGAGGCCCGTCGTTCGCGGAACTGTTGGGCAACGGCAAGGCCATGAACGCCTTCGCGGAGCTTCCGAGCTGGATCTTGCGGAAGTCGCCGCACACGCTGCCCACACTGATGCTCGCGGCGACGGAGTCGATCGAAAAAGCGTTCCCCGCGCGGATGAAGCGTTTCTTTGAACTTGGCCAGCGCCTGAAAGACGAGATCGCGGATGCACTCGGCGACGACGGGGTGATGCTTTTCCCGTCGTACAGCTCGCCCGCGCCGCTGCACTACCTTCCGCTCGTGGCGCCGTTCAACTTCGTATACACGGGGATCATCAACACGCTCGAACTCCCCGCGACGCAGGTGCCCCTCGGCCTGAACAAAAAAGGCGTGCCCACCGGCGTACAGGTCATCGCCAGGCACGGCAACGACCATCTGTGCGTCGCGGTGGCGATGGAACTGGAGCGCCGCTTCGGCGGCTGGACGCCGCCGCGGCAACTGGGGGAGTGGAACTAA